A genomic stretch from Desulfolutivibrio sulfodismutans DSM 3696 includes:
- a CDS encoding energy-coupling factor ABC transporter ATP-binding protein has protein sequence MIAFTDLSFAHEKGRPVLCGATGGTPDKALTILAGRNGAGKSTLLALVAGILTPDAGTVRVGERVSPGDEDGIRRAVRLVLQDPDMQILGATVGEDLTLSGDPRDPRFLDVARNAARRMGLLALWEAPVHTLSFGQRRKLCLAAALVHAPDEGPPQALLLDEPLSNLDYPGVLEMRRILRQNAAAGLTQIAAAHELDPLADLADHVLVLHEGVIACQGAPETVLPGLRPYGVRPPYARWDEEAQ, from the coding sequence GTGATCGCCTTCACGGACCTGTCCTTCGCCCACGAAAAGGGCCGCCCGGTCCTGTGCGGGGCCACCGGGGGCACGCCCGACAAGGCGCTGACCATCCTGGCCGGGCGAAACGGGGCGGGCAAGTCCACGCTTTTGGCCCTTGTGGCGGGCATCCTCACCCCGGACGCCGGGACCGTGCGCGTGGGGGAGCGCGTCTCCCCCGGGGACGAGGACGGCATCCGGCGCGCCGTGCGCCTCGTGCTGCAAGACCCGGACATGCAGATCCTCGGCGCGACCGTGGGCGAAGACCTGACGCTTTCCGGCGACCCCCGCGACCCCCGGTTCCTGGACGTGGCCCGGAACGCCGCCCGGCGCATGGGGCTTTTGGCCTTGTGGGAGGCCCCGGTGCATACCCTGTCCTTTGGCCAGCGCCGCAAGCTGTGCCTGGCCGCCGCCCTGGTCCACGCGCCGGACGAAGGGCCGCCGCAGGCGCTTTTGCTCGACGAGCCCTTAAGCAACCTCGACTATCCGGGCGTTCTGGAAATGCGCCGCATCCTGCGCCAAAACGCCGCCGCCGGGCTGACGCAGATCGCCGCCGCCCACGAACTCGATCCCCTGGCCGATCTGGCCGACCATGTCCTGGTGTTGCACGAGGGCGTCATCGCCTGCCAGGGCGCGCCGGAAACGGTCCTGCCCGGGCTGCGGCCCTACGGCGTGCGGCCGCCCTACGCCCGGTGGGACGAGGAGGCGCAGTAG
- a CDS encoding cysteine desulfurase family protein gives MPPLYFDHNATTPVASRVVATMRPVFESHFGNPGSAHIWGLQAKKTLDAARFRVAALIGATPGEIVFTGCATESNNTVVFGHFPDRSGHLAVSAVEHPSVLAPAMALSAAGVEVSVIPAGPDGVVSPSQAAARILPQTRLVSVMLANNETGVIQPVADIAALAHAAGAAMHVDASQAVGKIDVNVDALGADFLTIAGHKLYAPKGVGALYVRKGMELPPLLLGGGQEGGLRSGTENVALIAGLGEACAMAAEDVAREAARQVQIRDAVEAGLLGLGYEAMIHGRGAPRLPNTTFIGFAGFRAVDILSECVTEDIGCGAGAACHGADTAISPVLAAMGVARDFAEGTIRLSLGRSTTMEDGMELVERLGRILRRLSR, from the coding sequence ATGCCACCCCTGTATTTTGATCACAACGCCACCACCCCCGTGGCCTCCCGGGTTGTTGCGACCATGCGGCCCGTGTTCGAGAGCCATTTCGGCAACCCCGGCAGCGCCCATATCTGGGGGCTTCAGGCCAAAAAGACCCTGGATGCGGCCCGCTTCCGCGTCGCGGCCCTGATCGGCGCGACGCCTGGGGAAATCGTCTTCACCGGCTGCGCCACGGAGAGCAACAACACCGTGGTCTTCGGCCATTTCCCGGATCGATCCGGACACCTGGCGGTCTCGGCCGTTGAGCACCCCTCGGTCCTGGCCCCGGCGATGGCCCTTTCGGCCGCAGGCGTGGAGGTCAGCGTCATCCCGGCTGGCCCGGACGGCGTGGTCTCCCCGTCCCAGGCCGCCGCCCGCATCCTGCCCCAGACGCGGCTCGTCAGCGTCATGCTGGCCAACAACGAGACCGGGGTCATCCAGCCCGTGGCCGACATCGCGGCCCTGGCCCATGCCGCAGGCGCGGCCATGCATGTGGACGCCTCCCAGGCCGTGGGCAAGATTGACGTGAACGTGGACGCACTTGGCGCGGACTTTCTGACCATCGCCGGACACAAGCTCTACGCCCCGAAAGGGGTGGGCGCGCTCTACGTGCGAAAGGGCATGGAGCTGCCACCGCTTCTTCTGGGCGGCGGCCAGGAGGGGGGCCTGCGTTCGGGCACGGAAAACGTGGCCTTGATCGCGGGCCTGGGCGAGGCCTGCGCCATGGCCGCCGAAGACGTGGCCCGGGAGGCGGCCCGGCAGGTGCAGATTCGCGACGCCGTGGAGGCCGGGCTTTTGGGGCTCGGATACGAGGCCATGATCCACGGCCGGGGCGCGCCGAGGCTGCCCAACACCACGTTCATCGGCTTTGCGGGATTTCGGGCCGTGGACATCCTGTCGGAGTGCGTGACCGAGGACATCGGCTGCGGGGCCGGGGCGGCCTGCCACGGCGCGGACACCGCGATCTCCCCGGTGCTTGCGGCCATGGGCGTCGCCCGGGACTTTGCCGAGGGAACCATCCGGCTGTCGCTTGGGCGGTCCACCACCATGGAAGACGGCATGGAGCTTGTGGAGCGGCTGGGGAGGATACTTCGCCGCCTGTCCCGGTAA